The following proteins come from a genomic window of Haloarcula salinisoli:
- a CDS encoding DUF6789 family protein — translation MMNRAVIEGSALGILAIAILTLWLRARYKARPTSDGGYFTREELQFELSRLQDETLRWLTTTNHREIGILYIAFGTVAALWGGMDAMMLRTELLTPPADIWTPETYNALFTTHGLTMLIFFVLPVFFGIGNYFLPLLIGADDMAFPRVNAIGFWLLPPALLMVRFGLIVQVGGQVLSLFLPEKSIRFFLTLREVSVGWTLYPPLSVVQPNPQIDLLLLGLHLSGIATTVGAINFIATIIYERADGVTWSNLDIFSWNMMVTSSLALFAFPLLGSALLMLLMDRNLGTTFFATEGGGPILWQNLFWFWGHPEVYILFLPATGLMSLILPKFVGRKLFGYQFIVYSTLGLAVMSFGVWAHHMFTSGIDPRLKASFMAISIAIAVPSAIKVFNWITTMWDGDIRLSAPFILCAGGIGTFIIGGVTGIFLAVIPIDILYHGTYYVVGHFHLIVVGIIPMLMIAASYYWYPIMTGRWYDRRLAKFQSGLLIVGAFVTFMVLLVIGGMGLPRRQAIYPPEYQFAQQIATVGAYVIGLSALMWLYNMLISYWRGDVVQTTDPWELKATNQFTREWQWFEDRMVEKYDMEPAQPETTRRSYAPELEPIGLLGGVGSVAQNVYRNASLAAIAGFVGTFLMTGGIGTAIVIGVLDPSSFGEIADLVGLGESPLIGAGLFLVAGTVTWPLVFLAFQEYLPGRRMFETGLVFATLVATGFSVAFYTDQQGLAFVGYLTFVFVAHWAYGIGLAVTFQFLRSRQTDMGA, via the coding sequence ATGATGAACAGAGCTGTCATCGAAGGCTCAGCGCTGGGTATCCTTGCGATCGCTATTCTCACGCTCTGGCTGCGAGCCCGGTACAAGGCTCGTCCGACCAGCGACGGTGGCTACTTCACCCGTGAGGAACTTCAGTTCGAACTCAGCCGTCTCCAAGACGAGACGCTGCGCTGGCTGACGACGACAAACCACCGCGAAATCGGCATCCTCTACATCGCTTTCGGAACTGTCGCCGCTCTCTGGGGCGGGATGGACGCGATGATGCTGCGGACGGAACTTCTGACCCCACCAGCGGACATCTGGACGCCCGAGACGTACAATGCCCTCTTTACCACCCACGGACTGACGATGCTCATCTTCTTTGTCCTACCCGTTTTTTTCGGTATCGGGAACTACTTCCTCCCGCTTCTTATCGGAGCCGACGACATGGCGTTCCCGCGAGTCAACGCCATCGGCTTCTGGCTCCTCCCGCCCGCCCTGCTGATGGTCCGTTTCGGTCTCATCGTCCAGGTCGGTGGGCAAGTGTTGAGCCTCTTTCTGCCGGAGAAATCGATTCGCTTCTTCCTGACACTCCGGGAGGTGAGTGTCGGCTGGACACTGTACCCGCCACTGTCGGTGGTGCAACCGAACCCCCAGATAGACCTCCTGTTGCTCGGCCTGCATCTGAGCGGTATCGCGACGACGGTGGGTGCCATTAATTTCATTGCAACCATCATCTACGAACGTGCCGACGGTGTGACCTGGAGTAACCTTGATATTTTTTCGTGGAATATGATGGTAACCAGCAGTCTTGCCCTCTTCGCGTTCCCGCTGCTGGGGAGTGCCCTGCTAATGCTTCTGATGGACCGAAACCTCGGAACAACCTTCTTTGCGACAGAAGGCGGTGGTCCAATACTCTGGCAAAACCTGTTCTGGTTCTGGGGCCACCCCGAAGTATACATTCTCTTCCTGCCCGCGACAGGGCTGATGAGCCTCATCCTCCCGAAGTTCGTCGGCCGGAAACTGTTTGGCTACCAGTTCATCGTCTACTCCACGCTGGGGCTAGCCGTGATGTCCTTCGGCGTCTGGGCCCACCACATGTTCACCTCCGGCATTGACCCACGACTCAAAGCGTCATTCATGGCCATCTCTATCGCTATCGCCGTCCCGAGTGCTATCAAAGTGTTCAACTGGATAACGACGATGTGGGACGGCGACATACGCCTCTCTGCGCCCTTCATCCTGTGTGCCGGGGGTATCGGAACGTTCATAATCGGCGGTGTCACCGGGATTTTTCTCGCCGTTATTCCCATCGACATCCTGTATCACGGCACCTACTACGTCGTCGGCCACTTCCATCTCATCGTCGTCGGGATCATCCCAATGCTGATGATCGCCGCGAGCTACTACTGGTATCCCATCATGACCGGTCGCTGGTACGACAGGCGGCTGGCGAAGTTCCAGTCGGGGCTTCTCATCGTCGGCGCCTTCGTTACGTTCATGGTTCTACTCGTCATTGGCGGCATGGGACTGCCGCGCAGGCAGGCCATCTACCCACCCGAGTACCAGTTCGCCCAGCAAATAGCCACTGTCGGCGCCTACGTCATCGGCCTGAGCGCGCTGATGTGGCTCTACAACATGCTGATATCTTACTGGCGCGGCGACGTGGTCCAGACGACCGACCCCTGGGAACTGAAGGCGACGAACCAGTTCACCCGTGAGTGGCAGTGGTTCGAGGACCGTATGGTCGAGAAGTACGACATGGAGCCGGCCCAGCCCGAAACCACCCGGCGGTCCTACGCGCCGGAACTTGAGCCGATAGGGCTGCTTGGCGGCGTCGGCAGCGTCGCACAGAACGTCTACCGGAACGCGTCACTGGCCGCTATCGCCGGCTTCGTCGGCACCTTCCTGATGACCGGCGGGATCGGAACTGCAATCGTTATCGGCGTGCTCGACCCCTCGTCGTTCGGTGAGATCGCCGACCTAGTCGGTCTGGGGGAGAGTCCGCTCATCGGCGCGGGGCTGTTTCTGGTCGCTGGGACCGTCACCTGGCCGCTGGTTTTTCTGGCGTTCCAAGAGTATCTCCCCGGCCGCCGGATGTTCGAGACAGGGCTGGTGTTCGCGACGCTAGTCGCAACCGGCTTCTCGGTTGCCTTCTACACCGACCAGCAGGGGCTCGCATTCGTCGGCTATCTCACCTTCGTCTTCGTCGCTCACTGGGCATACGGAATAGGGCTGGCTGTGACCTTCCAGTTCCTCCGGTCCAGACAAACTGACATGGGGGCCTGA
- a CDS encoding DUF7521 family protein, which yields MNAVLTAIAAVKLVILLLGGAITYIAFRAYRHTNSPSLRVLGVGFGIITFGAFLSGIANQFFAVSLAVGVLANSVFVAAGLAVIMYSLYIQQ from the coding sequence GTGAACGCTGTTTTGACCGCAATTGCGGCCGTGAAGTTGGTGATTTTGCTCCTTGGTGGCGCAATTACCTATATTGCGTTTAGGGCTTATCGGCATACTAATTCCCCCTCGTTACGAGTGCTCGGTGTCGGATTCGGAATTATTACCTTCGGAGCGTTTCTCTCGGGTATCGCCAATCAGTTCTTTGCCGTCTCACTTGCAGTCGGCGTGCTCGCAAATAGTGTCTTCGTCGCTGCTGGTCTTGCTGTAATCATGTATTCACTCTACATCCAGCAGTGA
- a CDS encoding heavy metal translocating P-type ATPase — translation MTSSDENSDESDETDDSHEHDHSHDHFDREHSERDEVSDPSIAHDGSVAQLSVPDMDCPSCAGKVENSVSKVEGIKEIEPQVTTGTLTVTYEADITSTEAITERVEKAGYTVENSDEVTEKFSVPEMDCPSCAEKVTKALDSLDGIATAEPHPTTGKITVTYDSATVTGSDISAAIEGAGYEVTDTTAQQGNKDNSESGDSIWRSRRAIKTWISGVFLAGGLLLEFFLPGENIQVASLFGSDLVLADALFLVAIALGGHEILRNGYYSLRNRNLDIDLLMSIAILGALVASVAFGEGLYFEAATLAFLFSVAELLERYSMDRARNSLQELMDLSPDEAVVKRNGGEETVPVAEITVGDIVVVRPGEKIPMDGTVVDGESAVNQAPITGESVPVDKSEGEEVYAGTINEEGYLEVEVTATASDNTLSRIVEMVEDAQSNKTEREQFVERFSAYYTPAVVAFAILVTIGSPYVLGTTWPTAIVYGLTLLVLACPCAFVISTPVSVVSGITSAAKNGVLIKGGNHLEAMGEVDAVAFDKTGTLTKGELTVTDVIPLNGNSEDDVLRCARGLEQRSEHPIGEAIVAEADGASVAEREISDFESITGKGVRAELDGTDHFAGKPGLFEELEFDLSHVHATTDGGVVTDTAQSLCDRHNCLDLLEETVPELQSEGKTVVLVGTDEELEGLIAVADEVRPAAKQTIARLQDLGVKRTVMLTGDNERTAQAIAEQVGIDEFHAELLPEDKVTAIEKLTDEHDGVAMVGDGVNDAPALATATVGVAMGAAGTDTALETADIALMGDDLGKLPYLYELANDANGVIQQNIWASLGVKAALALAVPFGYVPIWLAVLAGDAGMTTAVTGNAMRLSRIRPPEDSGAETISSGGSHR, via the coding sequence ATGACCTCATCAGACGAGAACAGTGACGAGTCAGATGAGACAGACGACTCGCATGAACACGATCATTCACATGACCATTTTGATCGTGAACATTCAGAGAGAGATGAAGTATCGGATCCTTCGATAGCCCATGATGGAAGTGTGGCACAGCTCTCAGTGCCCGATATGGACTGCCCGTCGTGTGCGGGGAAAGTTGAAAACAGTGTTAGCAAGGTCGAGGGAATCAAAGAAATCGAGCCACAGGTGACGACAGGAACTCTCACAGTCACATACGAGGCCGACATCACGTCGACGGAGGCTATCACCGAGCGCGTCGAGAAAGCTGGCTACACTGTCGAAAACAGCGACGAGGTCACGGAGAAGTTTTCTGTCCCAGAAATGGATTGTCCGTCCTGTGCGGAGAAGGTCACGAAGGCACTGGACAGTCTCGACGGCATTGCAACGGCGGAACCCCACCCGACGACTGGGAAAATCACAGTCACATACGATTCTGCAACCGTGACGGGTTCAGACATCAGTGCCGCCATCGAGGGCGCAGGATACGAAGTTACAGATACGACCGCACAGCAGGGTAACAAAGATAATAGCGAATCTGGTGACAGTATCTGGCGAAGCCGCCGGGCTATCAAGACGTGGATTAGTGGTGTGTTCCTCGCCGGTGGACTCCTGCTGGAATTCTTCCTACCCGGGGAGAATATACAGGTCGCGAGCCTCTTCGGAAGCGACCTGGTGTTAGCTGACGCCCTCTTTCTTGTCGCGATTGCGCTCGGTGGCCACGAAATTCTCCGCAACGGGTATTACTCGTTGCGAAATAGGAACCTCGACATTGATCTGTTGATGTCCATTGCGATCTTGGGTGCCCTGGTGGCAAGTGTTGCATTCGGGGAGGGTCTCTATTTTGAAGCAGCGACGCTTGCGTTCCTCTTCAGCGTGGCCGAACTTCTCGAGCGCTACTCGATGGACCGTGCCCGCAACTCGCTGCAAGAGCTGATGGATCTGTCTCCGGATGAAGCGGTCGTCAAACGCAATGGGGGCGAAGAGACTGTTCCTGTTGCGGAAATAACGGTCGGTGACATCGTCGTCGTTCGGCCAGGAGAGAAGATTCCCATGGATGGCACGGTCGTAGACGGGGAGAGTGCGGTGAATCAGGCACCAATCACTGGCGAGAGTGTTCCAGTGGATAAGAGCGAGGGTGAAGAGGTGTACGCCGGGACAATCAACGAAGAGGGGTATCTCGAAGTGGAAGTCACCGCTACGGCGAGCGATAATACCCTCTCGCGTATCGTCGAGATGGTTGAGGACGCCCAGTCGAACAAAACCGAGCGCGAACAGTTCGTCGAGCGATTCTCCGCGTACTACACACCTGCTGTCGTCGCTTTTGCTATCCTCGTCACGATTGGGAGCCCCTACGTTCTCGGCACGACGTGGCCAACAGCTATCGTCTACGGGCTTACATTGCTCGTACTCGCCTGCCCCTGTGCGTTCGTCATCTCGACGCCAGTCTCGGTCGTCTCGGGCATTACGAGCGCGGCGAAGAACGGCGTGCTGATTAAAGGCGGAAACCATCTCGAGGCAATGGGCGAAGTCGACGCCGTCGCATTCGATAAGACGGGGACACTTACGAAGGGGGAACTCACGGTAACTGATGTCATCCCCCTCAATGGAAATTCCGAGGACGACGTCCTTCGGTGTGCCCGTGGCCTTGAACAACGTAGCGAGCACCCTATCGGAGAAGCAATAGTCGCGGAAGCAGACGGTGCAAGCGTCGCAGAGCGCGAAATCTCGGATTTCGAGAGTATCACCGGTAAGGGGGTTCGGGCAGAGCTTGACGGGACCGATCACTTTGCCGGGAAGCCCGGCCTGTTTGAAGAACTTGAGTTCGATCTGTCACACGTTCACGCGACCACCGATGGAGGCGTGGTTACCGACACAGCCCAGTCACTATGTGACCGGCATAATTGCCTCGATTTGCTGGAAGAGACGGTCCCAGAACTCCAGAGTGAAGGGAAGACTGTGGTGCTTGTCGGGACAGACGAAGAACTAGAAGGGCTCATCGCCGTCGCCGACGAAGTCAGGCCAGCAGCGAAACAGACGATAGCCCGACTCCAAGACCTCGGCGTCAAACGAACAGTGATGCTAACGGGAGATAATGAGCGGACTGCACAGGCTATCGCCGAGCAGGTGGGTATCGATGAGTTTCACGCAGAACTCCTTCCAGAAGATAAGGTCACTGCGATCGAGAAACTCACCGATGAGCACGACGGTGTCGCGATGGTTGGAGATGGTGTAAACGATGCCCCTGCCCTTGCCACCGCTACCGTAGGCGTCGCTATGGGCGCCGCTGGGACGGACACGGCACTGGAGACGGCCGATATCGCACTAATGGGTGATGATCTGGGCAAGCTGCCGTATCTCTACGAACTGGCCAATGACGCTAACGGCGTTATCCAGCAGAACATCTGGGCCAGTCTCGGAGTCAAGGCCGCACTGGCATTGGCAGTACCGTTTGGTTACGTCCCAATTTGGTTGGCAGTGCTCGCCGGCGATGCAGGGATGACGACTGCCGTCACCGGGAATGCAATGCGCCTCTCCAGAATTCGTCCACCAGAAGACAGCGGGGCTGAAACGATTTCCAGCGGAGGTTCACACCGATGA
- a CDS encoding DUF7410 domain-containing protein, giving the protein MSNHEYTIGKDQSPHVCEYCGRPFSQQEWLDLHRGLEHPNELSEEHISAFQTAYEAEEGELGRFRLRALGVLILLYFCLLMIYALV; this is encoded by the coding sequence ATGAGCAATCACGAATATACAATTGGAAAGGACCAATCGCCCCATGTGTGTGAGTACTGCGGTCGTCCTTTCAGCCAGCAAGAGTGGCTAGACTTACACCGGGGGCTAGAGCATCCTAACGAATTATCTGAGGAGCATATTTCAGCGTTTCAGACAGCGTACGAGGCAGAGGAAGGAGAACTCGGACGATTCCGCCTCCGAGCTCTTGGTGTGCTTATACTGCTGTATTTTTGCTTGCTCATGATTTACGCGCTTGTCTGA
- a CDS encoding YbhB/YbcL family Raf kinase inhibitor-like protein, translating into MENGGTLPARYTCDGAGESPPFEIRNHPDPTAALAITGEYDRGPINEPVFWSIWNIPPERTTIPAGIPRTPTVETLGGAPQGRQRGGEVGYKAPCPPPGQPYEHRFQLYALGEILDIEAGTKHDDAVEAIGSSVLASARLTVTLQRSERTSERTTQPME; encoded by the coding sequence ATGGAAAACGGGGGGACACTCCCAGCCCGGTACACGTGTGATGGGGCTGGAGAGTCACCCCCGTTCGAGATACGGAATCACCCGGATCCGACAGCGGCACTGGCGATTACCGGAGAGTACGACCGTGGGCCGATAAATGAGCCAGTGTTCTGGTCGATATGGAATATCCCTCCTGAGCGGACCACGATCCCCGCCGGTATACCGCGGACACCGACTGTAGAGACACTGGGTGGTGCTCCTCAGGGTCGACAGCGTGGCGGTGAAGTAGGATACAAAGCACCGTGTCCACCGCCCGGCCAACCGTACGAGCACCGATTCCAACTCTATGCACTCGGTGAGATATTGGATATCGAGGCGGGCACGAAACATGACGACGCCGTCGAAGCGATCGGTAGTTCTGTCCTTGCCAGTGCTCGACTAACTGTAACTTTGCAGCGGTCCGAGAGGACGTCTGAGCGAACGACCCAACCGATGGAATAG
- the coxB gene encoding cytochrome c oxidase subunit II: protein MRFTRGLSWLFVIAIGAVVFSSPAAAQSVNRAAIDELNEQLLYVALPLTLFVELMLVYAIYRFHNNDNPRPTIDDPALEVTWTAATGAILVFVGISGFFVMTNPYITPAAADTTADAGEEVEIDVLAYQYGWEFSYEDTGVTTSERLVLPKGIDVRFTMTSSEVIHAIYIPQFGVKQDIFPSQETVARTRPTETGSYRLYCAELCGPGHSKMQATVVVMNQSDYDAWLTEQQGRLNETTADNTLTTNATAASLVRPA, encoded by the coding sequence ATGCGTTTCACTCGTGGACTATCCTGGCTCTTCGTTATTGCAATAGGTGCGGTAGTTTTTAGTTCACCGGCGGCTGCCCAGTCGGTCAATCGGGCGGCCATCGACGAGCTGAACGAACAGCTACTGTACGTCGCTCTACCGCTGACGCTGTTCGTCGAACTGATGCTTGTCTATGCCATCTACCGGTTCCACAACAACGACAACCCCAGACCAACCATAGACGACCCCGCGCTCGAAGTGACGTGGACCGCCGCCACCGGTGCGATTCTGGTGTTCGTCGGGATATCAGGATTTTTTGTCATGACCAACCCCTATATTACGCCGGCCGCGGCCGATACGACGGCCGACGCCGGCGAGGAGGTCGAAATAGATGTACTGGCCTATCAATACGGCTGGGAATTTAGCTACGAGGACACTGGTGTCACCACCAGTGAGCGACTCGTCCTCCCAAAGGGGATTGACGTCAGGTTTACCATGACCTCCTCGGAGGTGATACACGCCATTTATATACCCCAGTTTGGGGTGAAACAGGACATCTTCCCCAGTCAGGAAACAGTTGCCCGGACCAGACCGACCGAAACCGGGTCGTACCGCCTCTACTGTGCCGAACTCTGTGGTCCGGGTCACAGCAAAATGCAGGCCACCGTCGTCGTGATGAACCAGTCCGACTACGACGCGTGGCTTACCGAGCAACAGGGCCGCTTGAACGAGACTACCGCGGATAACACGCTCACGACGAATGCGACCGCCGCGTCTCTTGTTCGGCCAGCGTGA
- a CDS encoding transcription initiation factor IIB has protein sequence MSDDITTRTSGDREHESRKQEPERDGSAIEACPECGGGIIEDEAHGEQTCESCGLVFEEALVDRGPEWRTFEAGDNSKKSRVGAPTTELMHDKGLSTKISWQDKDANGAAIAARKRARLQRLRTWDERFRAKDATERNLKQAFGEIDRMASALGIPESVRETAGVLYRRAAEEDLLPGRSIEGMSTAALYAAARQQGMPRPLSAFADVSRVEEIRIQRAYRYLSRELGLTLEPEDPTEYLPQFASALDVSEEAQRVARDILEVATQNAIQSGKSPAGLAAAALYASTHLTNEQLTQETVSNVCHICQTTIRSRYQELLEVYAEHQ, from the coding sequence ATGTCTGATGATATCACTACACGGACCAGCGGTGACCGTGAACATGAGTCCCGGAAGCAGGAACCAGAGCGCGATGGCTCTGCCATCGAAGCCTGCCCAGAGTGTGGTGGTGGTATAATTGAAGACGAGGCTCACGGTGAACAGACCTGTGAGAGCTGTGGGTTAGTTTTCGAGGAAGCTCTCGTCGATCGAGGACCAGAGTGGCGAACCTTCGAAGCTGGCGACAACAGCAAAAAGAGTCGTGTAGGCGCTCCGACAACTGAGCTGATGCACGATAAGGGACTGAGTACAAAAATCAGCTGGCAGGACAAAGATGCCAATGGGGCAGCCATAGCTGCTCGGAAGCGGGCACGCTTACAGCGTCTTCGAACGTGGGACGAACGATTTCGGGCCAAGGACGCCACTGAACGGAACCTCAAACAGGCGTTCGGGGAAATCGACCGGATGGCATCCGCATTAGGTATCCCGGAATCTGTTCGTGAAACTGCTGGTGTACTATACCGGCGGGCAGCCGAAGAGGATCTACTCCCGGGGCGGTCAATAGAGGGCATGTCAACAGCAGCGTTGTATGCAGCCGCGCGGCAACAGGGAATGCCCCGTCCCCTTTCAGCGTTTGCTGATGTCAGTCGAGTCGAAGAGATTCGGATCCAACGGGCCTATCGATATCTCTCCCGTGAGCTCGGACTGACACTCGAACCCGAGGATCCTACGGAATACTTGCCTCAGTTCGCTTCTGCACTCGATGTGAGTGAGGAAGCACAGCGAGTGGCTCGCGACATTCTAGAAGTAGCGACTCAAAACGCGATTCAAAGTGGGAAGAGTCCAGCCGGATTAGCGGCCGCAGCATTGTATGCTTCTACCCACCTTACAAACGAGCAGTTAACACAAGAGACTGTGAGTAACGTCTGTCACATCTGCCAGACGACTATCCGGAGTCGCTATCAAGAACTCCTCGAAGTATACGCGGAACATCAATAA
- a CDS encoding winged helix-turn-helix domain-containing protein yields the protein MGDNPGSTVDTPPFQAVVDALDDPDCQAILRETVDPMTATELTEACDIPKSTLYRKLDLLSTASLVRERDQINPGGGRVTQYERDFEDITISMTKSGEFSVAVDRDQRTTDERLADIWSKMGDEL from the coding sequence ATGGGTGACAATCCGGGTTCTACCGTCGACACACCCCCTTTTCAGGCTGTTGTTGACGCGTTAGATGACCCAGATTGTCAAGCTATCCTCCGTGAAACAGTTGACCCTATGACTGCAACAGAACTTACCGAAGCGTGTGACATCCCTAAATCAACGTTGTACCGAAAACTGGACCTATTGAGCACGGCATCTCTCGTTCGAGAACGGGATCAAATAAATCCTGGTGGTGGGCGTGTCACGCAGTATGAACGGGACTTCGAGGATATCACCATTTCCATGACCAAGTCTGGTGAGTTCTCCGTCGCTGTTGACAGAGACCAGCGGACGACGGACGAACGGCTTGCAGATATCTGGTCCAAGATGGGTGACGAGCTGTGA
- a CDS encoding DUF2298 domain-containing protein: protein MEYGLIIIWLAFYLLLAYVGATIASALFPNLAERGVAFGLPVALVILWLCTYFVGRISITAGIWLGVIVLVGAASVSYRREPIEFRSFGEVASVFTIAFLFVVWIRALDPAISPMAGEKFLDFGLVQSLLRSDTLPPEDMWFAGKPVAYYYGGHLLTAILTRLTGTAGQYAYNLALAGFYATLVTGVYGLAGAVAAARNLPRRLAAGLSAFFVGIASNLTTPARGLLWLLPDSVAGAVAGAAGYELSGLANGPSEFYFWDASRVIKDDPTDFATYTPAKGYSVNEFPLFAWLNGDLHAHMMSTGFLVLAAALCFSYYQTPGEKREQRLLLLFGALPLVAGFMAVTNTWSFPSIAGLAMVTVAMSPTSPQTLLPAVFRDPLPQEGLAAEGSRIGLSIAVAAVIAILGLLWSLPFWLGVGSGREVTYLPDRSSLPELLAIHGPFLIPFAVYLYAHIGRNTATRKARFVGLGFLITVVVGALVDLAAIGLVFPLLVGAWLFARAPDGRPTWGVLPALTDGGERSVGFETVLVVAGAGLVIFVEFIFIKENLGRMNTVFKTYMQVWVLWGAAVGPILAWLLTRWCPDSETKGQLIKAGTTIFVIFLVCSTSVYAAIALPNHVNRAGEPTLNGMAYLNDSHPGESEAIRWLNREIDGRPNMVTAAPAGYYWVPSEGKGASAPSSLTGIPTVAGWVHQIQYRNRSVYYQRVNDVEAIYSGQHAQQRELLQKYNVKYIYNGPAEQARYSTITVQHLDSVVEIHRSGEVIIYRVNQSSL, encoded by the coding sequence ATGGAATACGGTCTCATCATCATCTGGCTCGCTTTCTATCTCCTGCTGGCCTACGTTGGTGCAACTATCGCCTCGGCACTGTTCCCCAATCTTGCCGAGCGTGGGGTCGCCTTTGGCTTGCCGGTAGCACTGGTGATTCTCTGGCTGTGTACGTATTTCGTCGGTCGCATCTCAATAACGGCCGGTATTTGGCTGGGGGTGATAGTGCTCGTGGGGGCCGCCTCAGTCTCCTATCGCCGAGAGCCTATCGAGTTCCGGTCGTTCGGTGAGGTTGCCTCTGTGTTCACTATCGCGTTTCTCTTCGTGGTGTGGATTCGGGCCCTCGACCCAGCTATCTCTCCGATGGCTGGCGAAAAGTTCCTTGATTTCGGGCTTGTCCAGTCTCTGCTGCGGTCCGATACCCTCCCGCCGGAAGACATGTGGTTTGCTGGTAAGCCGGTCGCGTACTATTATGGCGGCCACTTGCTAACAGCGATTCTAACCCGATTGACGGGGACGGCCGGCCAATATGCCTATAATCTCGCACTCGCAGGGTTCTACGCGACGTTAGTGACGGGTGTCTACGGACTGGCCGGCGCCGTCGCAGCCGCTCGAAATCTTCCTCGCCGACTCGCCGCAGGACTCTCAGCATTTTTTGTCGGTATCGCTAGCAACCTCACGACGCCAGCTCGTGGACTACTGTGGCTCCTGCCAGATAGCGTCGCCGGTGCGGTAGCCGGGGCTGCTGGTTATGAATTAAGTGGTCTAGCCAACGGTCCCAGCGAGTTCTACTTTTGGGACGCCAGCCGCGTGATCAAAGACGATCCCACAGACTTCGCCACGTATACACCCGCGAAGGGATACAGTGTAAACGAATTCCCCCTGTTCGCCTGGCTCAACGGCGACCTCCACGCTCACATGATGAGTACGGGATTTCTCGTCCTTGCAGCAGCACTGTGTTTCAGCTACTACCAGACTCCAGGTGAAAAGCGTGAACAGCGGCTATTGCTTCTGTTTGGGGCCCTTCCGTTGGTCGCTGGATTCATGGCAGTAACAAACACGTGGTCGTTCCCCTCTATCGCCGGACTCGCAATGGTGACCGTCGCTATGTCGCCGACTAGTCCGCAGACGTTGCTACCGGCCGTGTTTCGTGATCCACTCCCCCAAGAGGGACTAGCAGCCGAGGGATCTCGAATCGGACTCTCAATCGCCGTCGCTGCTGTCATCGCTATTCTTGGGTTACTCTGGTCGCTCCCATTTTGGCTGGGGGTCGGAAGCGGCCGCGAAGTCACGTATCTGCCTGACCGGAGCAGTCTACCCGAGCTGCTGGCCATCCACGGGCCATTCCTCATTCCTTTTGCCGTGTACCTATACGCGCACATTGGCAGAAATACAGCCACCAGAAAGGCTCGGTTTGTCGGCCTAGGATTTCTCATCACGGTCGTAGTTGGCGCACTAGTTGACCTAGCCGCTATCGGCCTCGTCTTCCCGCTGCTCGTGGGGGCTTGGCTATTTGCTCGCGCGCCTGACGGCAGGCCGACATGGGGGGTGCTGCCGGCGCTGACCGACGGCGGCGAGCGCTCGGTCGGCTTCGAGACTGTGCTGGTGGTGGCGGGAGCTGGACTGGTCATCTTTGTGGAGTTTATTTTCATTAAGGAGAACCTCGGGCGGATGAACACCGTTTTCAAGACATATATGCAGGTTTGGGTGCTGTGGGGCGCTGCTGTCGGACCGATACTCGCATGGTTGCTGACGCGCTGGTGTCCGGATAGCGAGACAAAGGGGCAACTCATAAAGGCTGGAACGACAATTTTTGTTATCTTTCTGGTTTGTTCGACATCGGTGTACGCCGCCATTGCGCTGCCGAACCATGTCAACCGCGCCGGGGAACCAACGCTTAATGGGATGGCATACCTCAACGATTCTCATCCTGGAGAATCTGAAGCTATCCGTTGGCTGAACCGTGAGATAGACGGTCGCCCGAACATGGTCACTGCAGCGCCAGCTGGCTACTATTGGGTACCCAGTGAGGGCAAAGGGGCCAGTGCCCCGTCAAGCCTGACAGGAATCCCGACGGTGGCAGGGTGGGTTCACCAGATTCAGTATCGGAACCGCAGTGTCTACTACCAGCGTGTAAACGACGTCGAAGCCATCTACAGTGGCCAGCACGCTCAACAGCGCGAACTTCTCCAGAAATATAATGTGAAATATATTTATAACGGTCCAGCGGAACAGGCCCGCTACTCAACCATCACGGTCCAACACTTGGACAGTGTAGTCGAAATACACCGCTCGGGGGAAGTCATAATTTACCGCGTCAACCAGAGTTCACTTTGA